A stretch of Lactuca sativa cultivar Salinas chromosome 6, Lsat_Salinas_v11, whole genome shotgun sequence DNA encodes these proteins:
- the LOC111905127 gene encoding uncharacterized mitochondrial protein AtMg00810-like produces MEGVDFHDTLAPVAKLVIVRVLLTIVVKRDWIISQLDVNNPFLHGGLDEDIYMKIPQVFRKDNETHVFSCCKDGDIFVAALIYVDNVIIVGNDRKKIEDTKSCLDKNFSIKDLGTLKYFLGIEVARTNEGLVLSQRKYTIDVLENSCMLGCWPSRFPMEQNLKLDKGDDADKVDASTYRRLVGRLLYLQATRPDITYIVNVLSQFVSDPRQNHCDAAMRVLRYLKNTLGKGILLPKEGDVKLTAYIDSDRLGCPFSQRSRTDYLLILGGAPISWKSKKQSVVSRSSAEAEYRAMAVTVSEILWIRWLLADFDIVLDKPTPLLCDNESARHIAHNPVFHERTKHVEMDCYFVKERV; encoded by the exons ATGGAAGGAGTCGACTTTCATGACACGTTGGCCCCAGTTGCTAAACTCGTCATTGTTCGTGTTTTGCTTACCATAGTTGTCAAGCGTGACTGGATCATATCCCAATTAGATGTCAACAATCCATTTCTGCATGGCGGTCTCGATGAAGACATTTATATGAAAATACCACAAGTCTTCAGAAAAGATAATGAGACACATGTAT TCTCATGCTGCAAAGACGGAGATATCTTTGTGGCAGCACTCATCTATGTTGACAATGTTATCATTGTGGGGAATGATAGAAAGAAGATAGAAGATACGAAGTCATGCCTTGACAAGAATTTTAGTATTAAAGACCTTGGAACTTTGAAATACTTCTTGGGAATTGAAGTAGCTCGCACAAATGAAGGGCTAGTACTCAGTCAACGTAAATACACCATTGATGTGCTCGAAAATTCTTGCATGCTTGGCTGTTGGCCTAGTCGGTTTCCTATGGAACAAAATTTGAAGCTCGATAAAGGAGATGATGCTGACAAGGTAGATGCAAGCACCTATCGACGCCTTGTTGGTAGGCTTCTCTATCTCCAAGCCACTAGGCCCGACATAACTTACATAGTGAACGTGCTTAGTCAGTTTGTTTCTGATCCTCGTCAAAACCATTGCGATGCAGCCATGCGAGTACTTCGATATCTGAAAAACACCTTGGGGAAAGGCATACTTTTACCAAAGGAAGGAGACGTTAAGCTCACTGCCTACATTGACTCTGATCGGTTGGGATGCCCCTTCTCACAGAGATCACGGACAGACTATTTGTTGATCTTAGGGGGTGCTCCAATCTCTTGGAAATCTAAGAAACAATCTGTTGTTTCACGCTCctccgctgaagcagaataccgTGCAATGGCTGTCACGGTTAGTGAAATACTCTGGATTCGTTGGTTGTTGGCTGATTTCGACATTGTTTTGGACAAACCCACTCCCCTTTTGTGTGATAATGAATCTGCTCGTCACATTGCACACAATCCTGTTTTCCACGAACGTACAAAGCACGTGGAAATGGACTGTTACTTTGTTAAGGAACGAGTTTAG